Genomic DNA from Amycolatopsis alba DSM 44262:
CGGGGCTGCCCATGGCGACGGTCTCCGGCGGGATGACCATTCCGGGCGTCACCGTGGCACCGGCCGCGACCAGGGCCTTCGCACCGATCTGCGCCTTGTCGAGCACGGTCGAGCCGTTGCCGATCAGCGCCTGCTCGCCGATCGTGCAGTCGTGCACGAGGCACTGGTGCCCGACGGTGACGTTCTTGCCGACCTCGGTCACGCCGCCGTTGACGTGGATGACCGAGTTGTCCTGGATGTTGGCGCCCTCGCGGATGAGGATCTTCCCGAAGTCGGCGCGCAGCACGGCGCCGTACCAGACGGAAGCGCCCTTCTCGACGACGACGTCGCCGATCAGGGTGGCGGTGGGGGCGATCCACGCTTCGGGATCCACCTGGGGGCGGTGCCCCTCGAATTCGAACATCGGCATGCCCGCACCCTATG
This window encodes:
- a CDS encoding gamma carbonic anhydrase family protein — its product is MPMFEFEGHRPQVDPEAWIAPTATLIGDVVVEKGASVWYGAVLRADFGKILIREGANIQDNSVIHVNGGVTEVGKNVTVGHQCLVHDCTIGEQALIGNGSTVLDKAQIGAKALVAAGATVTPGMVIPPETVAMGSPAKKHVPLDGAARGWVEHNAAIYQDLARRHAESVKPVE